A stretch of Lentisphaera araneosa HTCC2155 DNA encodes these proteins:
- a CDS encoding excisionase family DNA-binding protein — protein MNQRLFSPKEIAQSLAVSEASIKRWVDKGLMKAEKTSGGHRKISLLSLQQYLKENNKVLVNPEVVDSGISAVRKSGKIDEAKDLFYKALIDCDGKVLRAVPYDLFLAGMNLESIFKDVLQKALIKWEKAYEDGNIDEFQFRRSEQRLQGVFYFLGGLLSLPDESGKYALVGALVGSQISFAHMEELILREQGWKTEFLGGDLNEEGYLRAVKLLKPNHLSLALRDPKKQTPQLIDLCQTEHIEVKFI, from the coding sequence ATGAATCAACGACTATTTAGCCCAAAAGAAATTGCTCAATCCCTGGCGGTGAGTGAGGCGAGTATTAAGCGCTGGGTGGATAAAGGCTTGATGAAAGCCGAAAAAACCTCTGGTGGTCATAGAAAAATTTCCTTGCTTTCTCTACAGCAGTACCTCAAAGAAAATAATAAGGTTTTAGTTAACCCAGAAGTAGTGGATTCCGGCATTAGCGCTGTTCGCAAATCAGGGAAAATAGATGAAGCTAAGGATTTATTCTATAAAGCCTTAATTGATTGTGATGGTAAGGTTTTAAGAGCTGTACCATATGATCTATTTTTAGCAGGTATGAATTTAGAATCTATTTTTAAAGATGTCCTTCAAAAGGCACTTATTAAGTGGGAGAAAGCCTATGAGGATGGCAATATTGACGAATTTCAATTCAGAAGATCGGAGCAACGCTTACAAGGAGTTTTCTACTTCTTAGGCGGTCTTTTATCTCTGCCAGATGAATCGGGGAAATACGCATTGGTAGGAGCACTAGTTGGTAGTCAGATTAGTTTTGCTCATATGGAAGAACTTATCTTGCGTGAACAAGGCTGGAAAACTGAATTTCTAGGAGGAGATTTAAATGAAGAGGGCTATTTACGAGCTGTTAAACTCTTAAAACCCAATCATCTAAGTTTAGCTTTGCGTGATCCAAAAAAACAAACTCCTCAACTTATTGATCTTTGTCAAACTGAGCACATCGAAGTTAAGTTTATTTAG
- a CDS encoding acyl-CoA thioesterase, with the protein MKTSSFSKTYIVRLHETDLGGIVHHSNYFHWIEETEYALFDHIGEEVVGEFDESLEGSGWPRSEMNVKFVQPVKFRDEIRVDLSIKRIRSAAIVYQVDMFRLNKDGSEDKVLTGNYTATCCLYDGTFQKPPRVIPIPDSFLVKIAAV; encoded by the coding sequence ATGAAAACTTCTTCCTTTTCAAAAACTTATATCGTAAGACTTCATGAAACTGACCTCGGTGGAATAGTTCATCACAGCAATTACTTTCACTGGATCGAAGAAACTGAATATGCTCTATTTGATCATATAGGTGAAGAAGTTGTAGGTGAATTTGATGAAAGTTTAGAAGGTAGCGGTTGGCCTCGTAGTGAAATGAATGTAAAATTTGTTCAACCGGTAAAGTTTCGAGATGAAATTCGTGTCGACCTCAGCATCAAACGCATTCGCTCTGCCGCAATAGTCTATCAAGTCGATATGTTTCGCCTTAACAAAGACGGCTCAGAGGACAAAGTTCTCACGGGAAACTATACTGCCACATGCTGTCTCTATGATGGAACTTTTCAAAAACCGCCGCGCGTTATTCCTATCCCCGATAGCTTCCTAGTAAAGATCGCAGCCGTTTAA
- a CDS encoding SDR family NAD(P)-dependent oxidoreductase produces MNKPLINKVIWICGAKTGIGLAVAKELIQKGARLCVSSRDGQVVKELEGRVKALKCDVKSMDDWHHCAKEITEEFGKLDIFIYNAGDCTYVDDVEIKAEDFETMMDINFHGMVRAAQVVLPLLKKSQSAQFVGMASSVAWLALPRAEAYGASKAAAHYFLKSLRLDLSQYGIDVSIICPGFVKTPMTDKNDFPMPFLVSSERAGREICQGIIKRKPVIHFPKRFTYLVKFIAALPHFLEFRICRSFAK; encoded by the coding sequence GTGAATAAACCCTTGATTAATAAAGTAATATGGATATGTGGAGCTAAGACTGGAATCGGTTTGGCGGTGGCAAAAGAATTAATCCAAAAAGGTGCACGTTTGTGTGTTTCATCTCGTGATGGTCAAGTAGTTAAAGAACTTGAAGGGCGAGTTAAAGCATTAAAATGCGACGTGAAATCGATGGATGATTGGCATCATTGTGCAAAGGAAATTACTGAAGAATTTGGAAAGCTCGATATTTTTATTTACAATGCAGGGGATTGCACATACGTCGATGATGTGGAGATAAAAGCAGAAGATTTTGAAACCATGATGGATATTAATTTTCATGGCATGGTCAGAGCGGCACAAGTTGTTCTTCCCTTACTCAAAAAAAGCCAATCAGCCCAATTTGTGGGTATGGCTAGTTCGGTGGCTTGGTTAGCTTTACCACGAGCCGAAGCCTATGGAGCTTCAAAAGCGGCAGCTCATTATTTTTTAAAAAGCTTAAGACTCGATCTCTCACAATATGGAATTGACGTGAGTATTATTTGCCCAGGATTTGTTAAAACACCCATGACCGACAAGAATGATTTCCCCATGCCTTTTTTGGTAAGTTCTGAAAGAGCCGGACGAGAAATTTGCCAAGGAATTATCAAGCGCAAGCCCGTGATTCACTTTCCCAAACGTTTCACTTATTTAGTTAAATTCATAGCAGCCTTACCTCACTTTTTGGAATTTCGTATTTGCAGGAGTTTTGCCAAATGA
- a CDS encoding SAM-dependent methyltransferase: MDNTKLATNKSLLGKRLSLPDQVCKNLFIKVLSQIKRGRLVMHHAGESHEFGKAGSDIDAEIHIHQNSVFSDFVLGGSLGCGESYIRGEWTSNNLTEFIRLFAVNMDVVDKIDGFLPRLINPFLRGLHWLSRNTRSGSRKNIEAHYDLGNDFFELFLDETMMYSSAIYPKSDSSLFEAQQHKLKVICDKLQLSNQDHLLEIGTGWGALAIYAAEHYDCKVTTTTLSQEQYNKAVERVKEKKLEDKITVLMQDYRDLDGQFDKLVSIEMIEAVGHEYLPNYFESCSSLLKEDGLFLMQVITIPDQRYDSARKEVDFIKRYIFPGSCIPSVERVMSCVKSESDMRLLDHRDYTGDYERTLNAWGKNLQDHRSQIKDMAGEDFLRMWEMYFAYCEGGFSERVIGVAQMVFAKPHNKSELR, from the coding sequence ATGGATAATACAAAACTAGCAACGAATAAGAGCCTCTTGGGTAAGCGTTTATCATTACCCGATCAAGTCTGTAAAAATCTTTTCATCAAAGTGCTATCGCAAATCAAACGCGGCCGCTTAGTGATGCATCACGCCGGTGAAAGTCATGAGTTTGGCAAGGCAGGAAGCGACATTGATGCTGAAATTCACATTCATCAGAACTCGGTATTTAGCGATTTTGTCCTCGGTGGAAGTTTGGGTTGTGGAGAATCCTATATTCGAGGAGAATGGACAAGCAATAATTTAACCGAGTTTATTCGCTTATTTGCAGTAAACATGGATGTGGTCGACAAAATTGATGGCTTCCTGCCTCGCCTAATCAACCCTTTCCTTCGTGGTCTGCATTGGTTAAGTCGCAATACACGCAGCGGTTCTCGCAAAAATATCGAAGCTCATTATGATTTGGGGAATGATTTTTTTGAATTGTTCTTGGATGAAACGATGATGTACTCATCTGCGATTTATCCCAAGTCAGACTCAAGCCTCTTCGAAGCACAGCAACATAAACTTAAAGTGATATGCGATAAACTGCAGCTCTCGAATCAAGATCACCTTTTAGAAATTGGTACTGGTTGGGGGGCTTTAGCGATATACGCAGCGGAGCATTACGACTGCAAAGTGACGACAACGACGCTTTCTCAAGAGCAGTATAACAAAGCAGTCGAAAGGGTGAAAGAGAAAAAATTAGAAGATAAAATCACCGTGCTTATGCAGGACTACCGCGACTTAGATGGTCAGTTTGATAAGCTCGTTTCCATTGAAATGATTGAAGCCGTGGGGCATGAGTACTTACCAAATTACTTTGAATCCTGCTCGTCACTACTCAAAGAGGATGGCCTCTTCCTCATGCAAGTCATTACAATTCCAGATCAACGTTATGATTCAGCGCGCAAAGAAGTTGACTTCATCAAGCGTTACATCTTTCCTGGCTCCTGTATTCCCTCAGTTGAACGAGTCATGTCTTGTGTAAAAAGTGAAAGTGATATGCGTTTGTTGGATCATCGCGATTACACGGGTGATTATGAACGCACACTTAATGCTTGGGGCAAAAACCTCCAAGACCATCGATCTCAAATTAAAGATATGGCCGGAGAAGATTTCCTAAGAATGTGGGAAATGTATTTTGCCTATTGTGAAGGTGGATTCTCAGAAAGAGTGATTGGCGTCGCACAAATGGTCTTTGCTAAACCTCACAACAAATCGGAATTAAGATGA
- a CDS encoding DUF1365 domain-containing protein, which produces MTKFTKSAIYTGWVRHRRFLPAKHEFTYKVYLTWINLDEVNKLFTKGPLLSRSKWPSMIAFRRKNYLRSSKEDLLQACRAKVSEDLSFDFDGEVCILTNLQYFGLCYNPVSFYYCYGKDENLKAIIAEINNTPWNQRHSYCIDMREKNYKDFDKDFHISPFMPMDINYHWAFGPAKEKLAVKMQNFHKEKQMFDVDMQLERQEWSTARVLKYSLLYPLIPLKVIWGIYYQALRLKMKKVPFYDHPKLSADEHKEPSHG; this is translated from the coding sequence ATGACAAAGTTCACAAAATCTGCAATTTATACTGGTTGGGTGAGACATCGGCGTTTCCTACCTGCAAAGCATGAGTTCACTTATAAAGTTTATCTCACATGGATAAATTTAGATGAAGTAAATAAATTGTTTACTAAGGGCCCTTTGCTCTCTCGTAGTAAGTGGCCTTCAATGATTGCCTTTAGGAGAAAGAATTACCTGCGATCATCTAAAGAAGATCTCTTGCAAGCCTGTCGTGCAAAAGTGAGCGAAGATCTTTCCTTTGATTTTGATGGAGAAGTCTGCATTCTGACAAATTTGCAGTATTTCGGTCTCTGTTATAATCCTGTAAGTTTTTATTATTGTTATGGTAAGGATGAAAATCTTAAAGCCATAATTGCCGAAATCAATAATACGCCCTGGAATCAACGTCACTCATATTGCATTGATATGCGAGAAAAGAACTACAAAGATTTTGACAAAGATTTTCATATTTCCCCCTTCATGCCCATGGATATTAATTACCATTGGGCTTTTGGTCCAGCTAAGGAAAAACTAGCTGTCAAAATGCAGAATTTTCATAAAGAAAAACAAATGTTTGATGTGGATATGCAGCTCGAACGCCAAGAATGGTCAACAGCTCGAGTTCTTAAGTATAGTTTACTGTATCCACTCATTCCTCTGAAAGTTATTTGGGGGATTTATTATCAAGCACTGCGTTTGAAAATGAAAAAAGTTCCCTTTTACGATCACCCCAAATTAAGTGCCGATGAGCACAAGGAGCCTAGCCATGGATAA
- a CDS encoding NAD(P)/FAD-dependent oxidoreductase produces MKKIAIIGTGISALTTAYKLHGDYEVHLYDKADYIGGHTNTIQVPEGDKTLSIDTGFIVFNDWTYPEFIKLMDELGVESQFSDMSFSVKCEDSGLEYNGTNTNSLFAQRRNILNPKFWKMIKDILDFNKAALQWLESADESDATSLAEFIQPYGAMFKEKYLFPMTAAIWSAGRESVEKFPLRFYLNFFKNHGFLSVDDRPVWRVIKGGSNSYVEPLSASFKENIHLNCAVRKVERFEDRVELTSDQGKELFDGVVFACHSDQALKILEGGNSKEAEILGAIPYDKNTAILHWDEKVLPKRKLAHAAWNYHLEKAGVEDQAKLTYNMNILQSLDCEKIYNVSLNYDKIEPEKIIKTIQYSHPVFTLKGVEAQMRKKEICGHNRSFFAGAYWRFGFHEDGVMSGLDAAERVREVLPK; encoded by the coding sequence ATGAAAAAAATTGCCATAATTGGAACGGGAATTTCTGCTCTAACCACCGCCTATAAATTGCATGGTGATTATGAAGTCCATCTCTATGATAAAGCCGATTACATAGGCGGTCATACGAATACAATTCAAGTGCCTGAGGGCGATAAAACCTTGTCGATTGATACAGGATTCATTGTTTTCAATGATTGGACTTATCCAGAATTTATTAAACTCATGGATGAATTAGGTGTCGAATCTCAGTTTAGCGATATGAGTTTTTCAGTTAAATGTGAGGATTCAGGTCTCGAATATAATGGCACGAATACCAACAGTCTTTTTGCTCAAAGGCGCAATATCCTCAATCCCAAATTTTGGAAAATGATCAAGGATATCCTAGACTTTAATAAAGCTGCTTTGCAGTGGCTAGAAAGCGCAGATGAAAGCGATGCCACAAGCCTAGCTGAATTTATACAACCTTATGGAGCCATGTTTAAGGAAAAGTATTTATTTCCGATGACAGCAGCCATTTGGTCTGCTGGAAGAGAGTCAGTAGAAAAATTTCCCTTGCGTTTTTATTTAAATTTTTTCAAAAATCACGGTTTTTTATCTGTAGACGATCGACCCGTTTGGCGAGTCATTAAAGGTGGATCCAATTCATATGTTGAGCCCCTGAGCGCGAGTTTTAAAGAAAATATTCATTTGAATTGCGCAGTTCGCAAAGTTGAACGTTTTGAAGACCGAGTTGAACTCACAAGCGATCAAGGTAAGGAGCTTTTCGATGGTGTGGTTTTTGCTTGCCATAGTGATCAAGCCTTAAAGATTTTGGAGGGTGGCAACTCAAAAGAAGCTGAGATTCTGGGAGCCATTCCCTATGATAAAAATACGGCGATTCTTCATTGGGATGAAAAAGTCTTACCTAAGCGCAAGCTCGCTCATGCAGCGTGGAATTATCACCTAGAAAAAGCTGGGGTAGAGGACCAAGCCAAGCTCACATACAACATGAATATTTTACAATCATTGGATTGTGAAAAGATATATAATGTAAGTTTAAATTATGACAAAATTGAACCTGAAAAGATCATTAAAACTATTCAGTACAGTCACCCTGTTTTTACTTTGAAAGGAGTTGAGGCTCAAATGAGAAAGAAGGAAATTTGTGGTCACAATCGCAGTTTCTTCGCAGGCGCTTATTGGCGTTTTGGTTTTCATGAAGATGGTGTGATGTCCGGTTTAGATGCCGCAGAACGCGTTAGGGAGGTTTTGCCAAAATGA
- a CDS encoding DUF4345 family protein, with amino-acid sequence MFKNQKSAKISLFVVGILYGIFGIMFFLAPEKFAPSLGYTELTASSTIEIMAIYGGLELAIAIAVFAGLAKGDAKAAAFVCLISLLGFAGGRIIGLGIHGLQGNHLSFLILELVLALMSFYSYRKLSS; translated from the coding sequence ATGTTTAAAAATCAAAAATCAGCTAAAATCAGCTTATTCGTTGTAGGGATCCTCTATGGCATCTTTGGTATCATGTTTTTCTTAGCTCCTGAAAAATTTGCACCATCTCTTGGCTACACGGAGCTCACGGCTAGTTCAACAATTGAAATTATGGCAATTTATGGGGGCTTAGAATTGGCAATTGCCATAGCTGTGTTTGCCGGACTCGCTAAAGGCGATGCCAAAGCTGCAGCATTTGTATGTTTAATTTCACTACTGGGCTTTGCAGGAGGCAGAATCATTGGTCTTGGAATTCATGGGCTGCAAGGTAACCATCTTAGTTTTCTTATTTTAGAATTAGTATTAGCTCTCATGTCATTTTATTCATACAGGAAATTAAGTTCATGA
- the ruvC gene encoding crossover junction endodeoxyribonuclease RuvC: MSKKIRILGIDTSLRSTGYGIVDLFENGSMNAIDCGVVKNKAKLSQLDCLKRLHVAITQLIELYKPDHISIEGTFYSKFAKTAMILGMARGSVLSALAGTDLPVWEYSPKRAKQAITGSGDASKEQVAFMIAGILQADVSQINDDATDALALAVCHGQAILSPTSGKLGIQL, encoded by the coding sequence CTGAGTAAAAAAATTCGCATTCTAGGTATCGATACCTCGCTTCGTTCCACGGGTTACGGGATTGTGGACCTCTTTGAGAATGGCAGTATGAATGCCATTGATTGTGGCGTTGTAAAAAACAAGGCCAAATTGAGTCAGCTCGATTGCTTGAAACGCCTGCACGTGGCCATCACTCAACTGATTGAACTCTATAAACCCGATCACATCTCGATTGAAGGAACTTTTTATTCTAAATTTGCGAAGACCGCAATGATTCTCGGCATGGCTCGTGGCTCAGTTTTGAGTGCCTTAGCGGGAACGGATCTTCCCGTTTGGGAATATTCTCCCAAACGTGCCAAGCAAGCAATCACCGGTTCAGGCGACGCTTCCAAAGAACAAGTTGCTTTTATGATTGCGGGAATTCTGCAAGCGGATGTTTCTCAAATTAATGATGATGCAACCGATGCTTTAGCGCTGGCCGTTTGTCACGGCCAGGCGATACTTTCCCCTACTTCAGGAAAATTGGGTATTCAGCTTTAG
- a CDS encoding nucleotidyltransferase domain-containing protein, giving the protein MKEHIQKTLSDLAENEQIKILYACESGSRAWGFASPDSDWDVRFIYVNQLNWYLNLEKKSDTIDLMLPLELDLGGWDLQKALRLFASCNLALYEWINSPKTYLINSEFHVKIQSLIPGYFSAIKGMHHYLAMANKNFESHLEGTQIKIKKLFYILRPLLACEWISNKKTMPPTEYQLLLSSSKRLSNDRLDEVLNFMKMKETAAEGFLIDLSEELIQWISNEIDYYKNIARDLPSAKEKDWKPLNQLFIDCVK; this is encoded by the coding sequence ATGAAAGAGCATATACAAAAAACTTTGAGTGATCTAGCAGAAAATGAACAAATTAAAATACTTTATGCCTGTGAAAGTGGAAGTCGAGCTTGGGGTTTTGCATCTCCAGATAGCGATTGGGACGTGAGGTTTATTTATGTGAATCAATTAAATTGGTACTTAAATTTAGAAAAGAAATCAGATACTATCGATTTAATGCTTCCCTTGGAATTGGATTTAGGCGGTTGGGATTTACAAAAGGCTCTACGACTTTTTGCCTCATGTAACTTGGCACTTTATGAATGGATAAATAGTCCAAAAACATACCTGATAAACTCTGAATTTCATGTAAAAATTCAATCACTAATTCCGGGTTACTTTAGTGCTATTAAAGGTATGCATCATTATTTAGCAATGGCGAACAAAAACTTTGAATCACATTTAGAAGGTACACAGATTAAAATAAAAAAACTATTTTATATTTTACGTCCTCTTTTAGCATGTGAGTGGATCTCAAACAAAAAAACTATGCCCCCAACAGAATATCAACTTCTCCTCTCTTCTTCAAAACGTTTGTCTAACGATCGCTTAGATGAAGTTTTAAACTTTATGAAAATGAAAGAAACTGCAGCAGAAGGTTTTTTAATAGATCTATCAGAAGAATTGATTCAATGGATCTCCAATGAAATTGACTATTATAAAAATATAGCAAGAGATCTTCCGTCAGCCAAAGAAAAAGACTGGAAGCCGTTAAATCAACTCTTTATAGATTGTGTTAAGTAG
- a CDS encoding redoxin domain-containing protein has translation MKYLFILFFAALNLFAAPKPTIEVGAQGPSFNLKGLDGKMHTIEEYKDSKVLMLAFTCNHCPSAQAYEERMVKLANDYKDKSFQLVAISSAAPKGVRINELGYSVEDDSYEAMIIRAKKMKYNFPYLYDGDKQEVSNAYGPRVSPHFFILDENRKVRYQGRFDNDKSGQDIKSHDAINAIDALLEGKEPPVANTKVNGCSTKWLEKESAVKAYNEAWEKQEITLEEIDVAGVKKLVENKTDKIRMINVWATWCGPCMAEFPDLVKLNRRFEYRNFELITISIDDLKRKDKALKFLQSENAGVTRRISKGLKNEGRASNNYIFDGKDADGLIKALDVKWEGPIPYTIIIKPGGEVIYRHQSEIDPAEVRELIIDTFGKGF, from the coding sequence ATGAAGTATTTATTTATATTATTTTTTGCGGCACTGAATTTATTTGCGGCACCAAAGCCAACTATTGAAGTGGGAGCACAAGGCCCCAGCTTTAATTTAAAAGGTCTTGATGGCAAAATGCATACGATTGAAGAATACAAAGATTCCAAGGTGCTTATGCTGGCCTTTACTTGTAACCATTGCCCTTCGGCTCAGGCCTACGAAGAACGCATGGTGAAATTAGCCAATGATTATAAAGATAAGAGTTTTCAGTTAGTCGCTATTTCTTCAGCAGCGCCAAAAGGAGTTCGTATTAATGAATTAGGTTACAGTGTGGAAGATGATAGCTACGAGGCTATGATTATTCGCGCTAAGAAAATGAAGTATAATTTCCCCTACCTCTATGACGGCGATAAACAGGAAGTCTCCAATGCCTATGGCCCTCGAGTTTCGCCCCATTTTTTCATTCTCGACGAAAACCGCAAAGTGCGTTACCAAGGACGTTTTGATAACGACAAGAGTGGTCAAGATATAAAAAGTCACGATGCCATCAATGCGATTGATGCCTTACTCGAAGGCAAAGAACCCCCTGTGGCGAATACGAAAGTGAATGGCTGCAGCACGAAGTGGCTTGAAAAAGAATCAGCTGTAAAAGCTTATAATGAAGCTTGGGAAAAGCAGGAAATTACTCTCGAAGAAATTGACGTGGCAGGAGTTAAAAAGCTCGTAGAAAATAAAACCGACAAGATTCGTATGATCAATGTCTGGGCAACTTGGTGTGGTCCGTGCATGGCGGAATTTCCTGACCTCGTTAAACTCAATCGTCGATTCGAATACCGCAATTTTGAACTTATCACTATCAGTATTGATGATTTAAAACGCAAAGACAAAGCCCTGAAATTTTTACAGAGCGAAAATGCGGGTGTCACTCGTCGCATTTCTAAAGGCCTCAAAAATGAAGGTCGTGCGAGTAACAATTATATTTTTGATGGCAAAGATGCTGATGGTTTAATCAAAGCCTTGGATGTGAAATGGGAAGGCCCGATTCCCTACACCATCATTATCAAACCAGGTGGAGAAGTCATCTATCGTCACCAGAGTGAGATTGATCCTGCGGAAGTACGCGAGCTCATTATCGATACCTTTGGCAAAGGTTTCTAA
- a CDS encoding acyl-CoA desaturase, whose amino-acid sequence MNLKTLISMLDSDALDQVENPSDQTDFKRILPFILLHFAALSALLVSFSWACVALLAFSYVIRMFAITAFYHRYFSHKTFKTSRPVQFIFAFLGCASVQRGPLWWASHHRQHHRFSDQKDDAHSPVQRSFWYSHMGWFLTEKHFPTNKKYVRDWMKFKELVFLNRFDWFAPVVYALLIIAFGKLSSMYFPELGLTAGNAFVWGFIISTLILYHGTFTINSLAHKYGSRTYETRDQSRNNFWLALITLGEGWHNNHHHYPNTIRQGFRKRELDVTYYILYMMKCVGLVSDFKALPKNLK is encoded by the coding sequence ATGAACTTAAAAACACTCATATCAATGCTAGATAGTGATGCTTTGGATCAAGTCGAAAACCCATCCGACCAAACAGATTTTAAACGTATCCTTCCCTTCATCTTACTTCACTTTGCTGCCTTATCAGCTCTATTGGTAAGTTTTAGCTGGGCTTGTGTTGCCCTACTTGCCTTTTCTTATGTCATTAGAATGTTTGCAATCACCGCATTTTATCATCGCTATTTCTCTCATAAAACTTTTAAAACATCTCGTCCAGTCCAATTTATTTTTGCTTTCCTGGGCTGCGCATCAGTACAACGAGGACCTTTGTGGTGGGCATCTCACCACCGCCAACATCATCGCTTTTCCGACCAAAAAGACGATGCACATTCACCCGTACAGCGATCTTTTTGGTACAGTCATATGGGCTGGTTCTTAACGGAAAAACACTTCCCCACCAATAAAAAATATGTTCGAGATTGGATGAAATTTAAAGAACTCGTTTTCCTCAATCGCTTTGATTGGTTTGCTCCGGTTGTTTACGCTTTGCTTATCATTGCTTTCGGTAAACTCTCTTCGATGTATTTCCCTGAATTAGGTCTCACTGCGGGCAATGCTTTTGTTTGGGGTTTTATTATTTCAACTTTAATTCTATACCACGGAACTTTCACAATTAATTCATTGGCTCACAAATACGGTTCTCGAACCTATGAGACTCGTGACCAAAGTAGAAATAACTTCTGGTTAGCTCTAATTACTTTGGGTGAAGGTTGGCATAATAACCATCATCATTACCCCAATACAATTCGTCAAGGCTTTCGCAAACGCGAACTCGACGTCACCTACTACATTCTCTATATGATGAAATGTGTCGGTTTAGTGTCTGATTTTAAAGCACTACCGAAAAATCTTAAATAA
- a CDS encoding DNA polymerase beta superfamily protein has translation MFKNLDDLLKSKNKYVLYEAIAGSHAYGTNHAGSDKDIKGIFIFPATYYLLEVDPIKQFSDDKNDIVYYSLKRFIELASKANPNIIEMLWMPMDCELYRSPIVEKLFASREMFITKQAYDSHVNYARAQIKKAKGKNKWVNNPQPIDTPKREDFCWFIPLESNKPFRPQSLKTCKLNLNHFHVSAVEHSQSLYRLYEYGNKAKGVFRNGELVCESIPLEDEDLLCKGLLLFNEAAYECARRDHKNYWEWRSKRNETRWIGQEEGLRDYDAKNMLHTFRLLLSGKNILEKGEPTVRFKGEELRLLCDIRDGKFQYDELIQKVEIMLDELNSSYLNSNLPEEVDESKLKELLLNINELWEVRNK, from the coding sequence ATGTTTAAAAATTTAGATGATTTATTGAAAAGCAAAAATAAGTATGTGCTTTATGAGGCAATTGCAGGTAGCCATGCTTATGGAACCAATCATGCAGGAAGTGACAAAGATATAAAAGGTATATTCATTTTTCCGGCGACGTATTATTTGTTGGAGGTTGATCCCATTAAGCAATTTTCAGATGATAAAAATGATATTGTTTATTACAGTTTAAAAAGATTCATAGAACTTGCATCCAAAGCTAACCCAAATATTATCGAAATGCTATGGATGCCAATGGATTGTGAATTATATAGAAGCCCAATTGTTGAAAAGCTTTTTGCTTCGCGCGAAATGTTTATTACAAAGCAAGCTTATGATTCTCATGTTAACTATGCACGGGCACAAATTAAAAAAGCCAAAGGGAAAAATAAGTGGGTCAATAACCCCCAACCCATAGACACCCCTAAACGGGAGGATTTTTGTTGGTTTATTCCTCTGGAAAGCAATAAACCCTTTCGACCGCAAAGTTTAAAGACCTGCAAGTTAAATCTAAATCACTTTCATGTCAGTGCAGTTGAGCACAGTCAATCACTCTACCGCTTGTATGAATATGGGAACAAAGCCAAAGGCGTTTTTAGAAATGGGGAGTTAGTTTGTGAGTCAATTCCTTTAGAAGATGAAGACCTCTTGTGTAAAGGCTTATTACTTTTTAATGAAGCAGCTTATGAATGTGCTCGCCGAGATCATAAAAATTATTGGGAATGGCGTAGTAAACGAAATGAAACTCGATGGATAGGTCAAGAAGAAGGACTAAGAGATTACGATGCTAAAAACATGCTTCATACGTTTCGTCTACTTTTATCCGGTAAGAATATTCTAGAGAAGGGAGAACCCACGGTCAGGTTTAAGGGTGAGGAATTACGACTCCTTTGTGATATCCGTGACGGTAAATTTCAGTATGACGAACTTATTCAGAAAGTAGAGATCATGCTAGATGAATTAAATAGTAGCTATTTGAACTCAAATCTACCTGAAGAAGTTGATGAATCTAAGCTTAAAGAATTATTACTAAATATTAATGAATTGTGGGAAGTTCGAAATAAATGA
- the hpf gene encoding ribosome hibernation-promoting factor, HPF/YfiA family, with translation MDIIVSGKNLQLTEALKDSVESHLSNMRVSYPKLNKAEVVLSHGHGKFKVEIVLHGNKINLDAHAETDDMYKSIADAVDRLDRQLEKKLETFHHNHKGEHLGNIERRHEEEILEDIDDY, from the coding sequence ATGGATATTATCGTATCAGGAAAAAACCTCCAGTTAACTGAAGCACTAAAAGACAGCGTAGAGAGTCACCTCTCCAATATGCGCGTTAGCTATCCGAAACTCAACAAGGCCGAAGTTGTCCTTTCCCATGGCCACGGGAAATTCAAAGTGGAAATAGTTCTCCATGGGAACAAAATTAATTTAGATGCCCATGCCGAAACCGATGACATGTATAAATCAATTGCCGATGCCGTCGATCGCCTCGATCGCCAGCTCGAGAAAAAACTCGAAACCTTTCACCACAACCATAAAGGTGAACACCTCGGCAATATTGAAAGACGTCATGAAGAAGAGATTCTAGAAGATATCGACGATTACTAA